A stretch of Perognathus longimembris pacificus isolate PPM17 chromosome 1, ASM2315922v1, whole genome shotgun sequence DNA encodes these proteins:
- the LOC125361808 gene encoding ATP-dependent RNA helicase DDX3X-like has translation MHSGAATVLVREGVCGEANPRSEVAAEDSRSPYPSGMSHVAVENAVGLDQQLSGLDLNASPESQAGGSTASKGRYIPPHLRNRDATRACYDRDGLGWSSSKEKDAYSSFGSRSDSRGKSSFFSDRGSGSRGRFDDRGRSDYDGVSSSRGDRSGFGKFERGGNSRWCDRSDEDDWSKPLPPSERLEQELFSGGNTGINFEKYDDIPVEATGNNCPPHIESFSDVEMGEIIMGNIELTRYTRPTPVQKHAIPIIKEKRDLMACAQTGSGKTAAFLLPILSQIYSDGPGEALRAMKENGRYGRRKQYPISLVLAPTRELAVQIYEEARKFSYRSRVRPCVVYGGADIGQQIRDLERGCHLLVATPGRLVDMMERGKIGLDFCKYLVLDEADRMLDMGFEPQIRRIVEQDTMPPKGVRHTMMFSATFPKEIQMLARDFLDEYIFLAIGRVGSTSENITQKVVWVEEPDKRSFLLDLLNATGKDSLTLVFVETKKGADSLEDFLYHEGYACTSIHGDRSQRDREEALRQFRSGKSPILVATAVAARGLDISNVKHVINFDLPSDIEEYVHRIGRTGRVGNLGLATSFLNERNINITKDLLDLLIEAKQEVPSWLENMAFEYHYKGSSRGRSKSNRFSGGFGARDYRQSSGASSSSFSNSRVSSSRSGGGGHSSSRGFGGGGYGGFYNSDGYGGNYNSQEVDWWGN, from the coding sequence ATGCACTCCGGAGCCGCCACCGTTCTCGTGCGGGAAGGCGTTTGTGGCGAAGCTAACCCTCGCTCAGAGGTGGCGGCGGAAGACTCGCGGTCTCCGTACCCTTCAGGGATGAGTCATGTGGCGGTCGAAAATGCTGTTGGGCTGGACCAGCAGCTTTCGGGCCTAGACTTGAACGCTTCTCCGGAGAGTCAGGCCGGAGGAAGCACGGCCAGCAAAGGCCGCTACATCCCTCCTCACTTAAGGAACCGAGACGCGACCAGGGCGTGTTACGACCGGGACGGTTTAGGGTGGAGCTCCAGTAAGGAGAAGGATGCCTACAGCAGTTTCGGGTCTCGCAGTGATTCGAGGGGCAAGTCCAGCTTCTTCAGCGACCGCGGAAGTGGGTCCCGGGGAAGGTTTGACGACCGGGGACGGAGCGACTACGATGGCGTCAGTAGCAGCCGCGGAGACCGAAGCGGCTTCGGCAAGTTTGAACGCGGTGGGAACAGTCGCTGGTGCGACCGATCGGACGAAGATGACTGGTCCAAGCCCCTCCCACCGAGCGAACGCTTGGAGCAAGAACTCTTTTCTGGAGGTAACACGGGGATTAACTTTGAGAAATACGATGACATTCCTGTGGAAGCGACGGGCAACAACTGCCCTCCACACATCGAAAGTTTCAGCGACGTTGAGATGGGAGAAATTATCATGGGAAACATTGAACTTACCCGTTACACTCGCCCGACTCCCGTGCAGAAACATGCGATTCCTATTATCAAGGAGAAAAGAGACTTGATGGCTTGTGCCCAAACAGGGTCTGGAAAAACTGCAGCGTTTCTCTTGCCCATCTTGAGTCAGATTTATTCAGATGGTCCAGGGGAGGCCTTGAGAGCCATGAAGGAAAACGGAAGGTATGGGCGCCGCAAACAATACCCAATCTCCCTAGTGTTGGCACCAACCAGAGAACTGGCAGTGCAGATCTATGAGGAAGCCAGGAAGTTCTCGTACCGATCTAGAGTTCGTCCTTGTGTGGTTTATGGTGGTGCCGATATCGGTCAGCAGATTCGAGACTTAGAACGTGGGTGCCACTTGCTAGTAGCCACACCCGGCCGTCTAGTGGATATGATGGAAAGAGGAAAGATTGGATTAGATTTCTGCAAATACTTGGTGTTAGATGAAGCTGACCGGATGCTAGATATGGGGTTTGAGCCCCAGATACGTAGGATAGTTGAGCAAGACACCATGCCTCCAAAAGGTGTCCGCCACACTATGATGTTTAGTGCTACTTTCCCGAAGGAAATACAGATGCTAGCCCGTGATTTCTTGGATGAATATATCTTTCTGGCTATAGGAAGAGTTGGGTCTACTTCTGAGAACATTACGCAGAAAGTAGTTTGGGTAGAAGAACCAGACAAACGATCGTTTCTGCTTGATCTCCTCAATGCCACAGGGAAAGATTCACTCACCTTAGTGTTTGTGGAGACCAAAAAAGGTGCAGATTCCCTGGAGGATTTCTTATACCACGAAGGGTATGCATGTACCAGCATCCATGGAGACCGTTCTCAGAGAGATAGGGAAGAGGCCCTCCGCCAGTTCCGTTCCGGAAAAAGCCCAATTCTGGTGGCTACAGCAGTAGCAGCAAGAGGGCTAGATATTTCAAATGTGAAACACGTGATCAATTTTGATTTACCTAGTGATATTGAAGAATATGTCCATCGCATTGGCCGCACAGGACGTGTAGGAAACCTCGGCCTTGCTACTTCATTCTTAAATGAGAGGAACATAAATATTACTAAGGATTTATTGGATCTTCTTATTGAAGCAAAACAAGAAGTGCCATCTTGGTTAGAAAACATGGCTTTTGAATACCACTACAAAGGTAGCAGTCGTGGACGTTCAAAGAGCAATAGGTTTAGTGGAGGCTTTGGTGCTAGAGACTATCGCCAAAGTAGTGGTGCCAGCAGTTCCAGCTTCAGCAATAGCCGTGTGAGCAGCAGCCGCAGTGGTGGAGGTGGCCATAGCAGCAGCCGAGGatttggtggaggtggctatggaggtTTTTACAACAGTGATGGATATGGAGGAAACTATAACTCCCAGGAGGTTGACTGGTGGGGTAACTGA